Proteins from a single region of Gordonia hongkongensis:
- a CDS encoding TY-Chap domain-containing protein, with protein sequence MTDFTVDSNIDDAWRTFALHVGDRLSHLELGETLTIQQDPAIPEGPHGTMRFSVTGSRRLRCTIEDTDLHPTPEYFAEHLDLLAALGWRRLRNGTHIFEVGRRRVDQLAHTTVLTLRQVWEVVHPAFLDHSPAARPEPQIEVAVQPFDADHLRALLVGSLEDLTGCRIQTDADGDIALPTKPVSSWLSPRSDAPRFEFFARLAGDITDRRRAADIVAAQPTMGSAVRVHLLEDEVFATLTVECAVFHPHNLSSALAEWFTFLADCAPSVIAKVGEDAPLTARNDGRFPDALQTLLELDPDGRSLSAREVAKICRYSQADILSYINTSEEQHLTWRRSAVDAAAASDPAEADACRHEAEAWKATTHNLRAALRVVVLSDDDAADRSSPAK encoded by the coding sequence ATGACCGACTTCACCGTGGACTCGAACATCGACGACGCGTGGCGCACGTTCGCGTTGCACGTCGGAGATCGTCTGTCGCATCTCGAGCTGGGCGAGACCCTCACGATCCAGCAGGACCCCGCCATCCCGGAGGGTCCGCACGGGACGATGCGATTCTCGGTCACCGGTTCGCGCCGGCTGCGCTGCACCATCGAGGACACCGACCTGCATCCCACGCCGGAGTACTTCGCCGAGCATCTCGACCTCCTCGCCGCCCTCGGGTGGCGACGTCTGCGCAACGGAACCCACATCTTCGAAGTCGGGCGGCGCCGCGTCGATCAGCTCGCGCACACGACGGTGCTGACGCTCCGGCAGGTCTGGGAGGTCGTGCACCCCGCGTTCCTGGACCATTCGCCTGCCGCGCGCCCCGAACCCCAGATCGAGGTCGCGGTCCAGCCGTTCGACGCCGACCATCTGCGGGCCTTGCTCGTCGGCTCGCTCGAGGACCTCACCGGCTGCCGTATCCAGACCGACGCCGACGGCGACATCGCCCTGCCCACCAAGCCCGTCTCGTCGTGGCTGAGTCCGCGCAGCGACGCACCCCGCTTCGAGTTCTTCGCGCGCCTCGCCGGTGACATCACCGACCGCCGGCGCGCCGCCGACATCGTCGCCGCCCAGCCGACCATGGGGTCGGCGGTACGTGTGCATCTCCTCGAGGACGAGGTCTTCGCGACGCTGACCGTCGAGTGCGCCGTATTCCATCCGCACAACCTGAGCTCGGCGCTGGCCGAGTGGTTCACGTTCCTGGCCGACTGCGCCCCGTCGGTCATCGCCAAGGTCGGTGAGGACGCACCACTGACCGCGAGGAACGACGGCCGTTTCCCCGACGCTCTGCAGACACTGCTCGAACTCGACCCCGACGGCCGCTCGCTGTCCGCCCGCGAGGTCGCCAAGATCTGCCGGTACAGCCAGGCCGACATCCTCTCGTACATCAACACCAGCGAGGAGCAGCACCTCACCTGGCGGCGGTCGGCGGTCGACGCGGCCGCCGCGTCGGACCCGGCCGAGGCCGACGCGTGCCGCCATGAAGCCGAAGCCTGGAAGGCGACCACGCACAACCTGCGGGCGGCGCTGCGCGTCGTCGTGCTGTCCGACGACGACGCCGCGGATCGCAGCTCACCGGCCAAGTGA
- a CDS encoding ATP-binding protein has translation MVRISSAHRDPGDSDGTDATGLAFSVTASPESAYRFRQQFAQWLDATISVDVERRSDIVLAVYEAVANAAEHAYATPSPGTRPGAIDVRARKTRDESLEVRVTDTGQWKTDASSSPYRGRGLALISALCDASDVTSGPHGTSVTLSWRQRQSV, from the coding sequence ATGGTTCGGATCTCATCGGCTCACCGAGACCCCGGCGACTCGGACGGGACGGACGCGACCGGTCTCGCATTTTCGGTCACGGCCTCTCCCGAGTCCGCCTACCGCTTCCGGCAACAGTTCGCGCAGTGGCTGGACGCGACGATCAGCGTGGACGTCGAGCGTCGCAGCGACATCGTCCTCGCGGTCTACGAGGCGGTCGCCAACGCGGCCGAGCACGCCTACGCCACCCCATCGCCCGGCACCCGGCCCGGTGCCATCGATGTCCGGGCGCGGAAGACGCGCGACGAGTCCCTGGAGGTCAGGGTCACCGACACGGGGCAGTGGAAGACAGATGCGTCGTCGTCGCCGTACCGCGGTCGCGGACTCGCCCTGATCTCGGCACTCTGCGACGCATCCGACGTCACCAGCGGACCGCACGGGACCTCGGTGACCCTGAGCTGGCGTCAACGACAGAGCGTCTGA
- a CDS encoding STAS domain-containing protein has translation MQAENPDAVIVDDSGLSAGRALMSVVSAAHEQLVILTVEGSIDVLTAPQLSDAVSQALSGQPDGLIIDLTTTEFLASAGMAALVAAHEAIAPTGMFGVVAAGPATARPLTIMGLDQTMVLYPTLNHAITAMTTTEGLADRPAG, from the coding sequence ATGCAGGCAGAGAATCCTGATGCTGTGATCGTCGACGACAGTGGCCTGAGTGCCGGACGCGCGCTGATGTCGGTGGTGTCCGCAGCACATGAGCAACTGGTGATCCTGACCGTGGAGGGCAGCATCGACGTGCTCACCGCCCCGCAATTGTCCGACGCCGTGTCGCAGGCGCTGAGCGGACAACCCGACGGTCTGATCATCGACCTGACAACCACCGAGTTCCTGGCCTCCGCCGGGATGGCGGCGCTCGTCGCGGCACACGAGGCCATCGCACCCACCGGCATGTTCGGAGTCGTGGCCGCCGGACCGGCGACCGCCCGCCCCCTCACCATCATGGGCCTCGACCAGACGATGGTGCTCTACCCGACGCTGAACCATGCGATCACGGCCATGACCACCACAGAGGGGCTGGCCGACCGTCCGGCTGGTTAG
- a CDS encoding lipase family protein has translation MTRWHRKVLTLAVCAAVAIGGSGAAGTLAAGPAISSPSNLGDVGTVVSARPLAPQFWVPGSADATVLTYVTTDAFGKKALSTGTVFTPRGTAPPGGWPVISWAHGTSGIGDDCAPSVRGPGLPERDLPYLAKWMQQGYAIVASDYAGLGTPGLHAYLDGRTTAHNVVDMVRAGREFSSTRPVAQRLSRSWAAVGQSQGGGAAIYTARYATEFGGEELDYRGAVGTGTPAYIERLVQIAGPGVPPVAITPALTAYLSYILAGLRYAHPELGIDRILTPTGRKYVALAETRCVGEFEEQLRGVSLGDYFTAPLTSLPRFSATLANYLGMPEKGFDKPFFMGHGLFDTDVPYPTTAAYAATLTANRQPVTFRTYPSDHSGTLVRSQADTIPFLGRLFGK, from the coding sequence GTGACGCGATGGCACCGCAAGGTTCTGACACTGGCCGTGTGTGCGGCGGTCGCGATCGGCGGTTCCGGAGCGGCCGGGACCCTCGCCGCCGGCCCGGCGATCTCCTCGCCGTCGAACCTCGGCGACGTCGGCACGGTCGTCTCCGCCAGGCCGCTCGCCCCGCAGTTCTGGGTGCCCGGCTCCGCCGACGCCACCGTCCTGACCTATGTCACGACCGATGCTTTCGGCAAGAAGGCGCTCAGCACCGGGACCGTGTTCACCCCACGGGGGACGGCACCGCCGGGCGGTTGGCCGGTGATCTCGTGGGCCCACGGGACGTCGGGGATCGGCGACGACTGCGCCCCCTCGGTCCGGGGTCCGGGCCTGCCCGAGCGCGACCTGCCGTACCTCGCCAAGTGGATGCAGCAGGGCTACGCCATCGTGGCCAGCGACTACGCCGGCCTGGGCACCCCGGGTCTGCACGCCTACCTCGACGGCCGCACGACGGCCCACAACGTCGTCGACATGGTGCGAGCGGGCCGGGAGTTCTCCTCGACTCGACCTGTCGCACAACGGTTGTCGCGCTCCTGGGCGGCGGTCGGGCAGTCACAGGGCGGCGGCGCGGCCATCTACACCGCGCGCTACGCGACCGAGTTCGGCGGTGAAGAGCTCGACTACCGGGGTGCCGTCGGCACCGGCACGCCGGCCTACATCGAACGACTGGTCCAGATCGCGGGTCCGGGTGTCCCGCCGGTGGCGATCACCCCGGCGCTGACCGCTTACCTCAGCTACATCCTCGCCGGACTCCGATACGCACACCCCGAGCTCGGCATCGATCGCATCCTCACGCCGACCGGCCGGAAGTATGTGGCCCTCGCCGAGACCCGCTGCGTCGGCGAATTCGAGGAGCAGCTCCGGGGCGTCTCGCTCGGCGACTACTTCACCGCCCCGCTGACCAGTCTGCCGAGATTCTCCGCGACCCTGGCGAATTACCTGGGCATGCCCGAAAAGGGTTTCGACAAGCCATTTTTCATGGGCCACGGCCTGTTCGACACCGACGTGCCGTATCCCACCACCGCGGCCTATGCGGCGACGCTGACCGCCAACCGCCAGCCGGTGACCTTCCGGACCTATCCGAGCGACCACAGCGGCACGCTGGTCCGGTCGCAAGCCGACACCATCCCCTTCCTCGGCCGGCTCTTCGGAAAGTAA
- a CDS encoding acyl-CoA synthetase yields MASRPSSANTIDGILRRSAARHPDRTALVFDDRSFTYRQLDDAVSAAATGLLARGLQQGDRVAAYGTNSDAYVIGFLACCRAGLVHVPINYALRGEELRYLVVQSGARAVLVDPALSERIDEIRGDLAEVEEIVPLRDADDSLLETATSPAGQFTSAADGDDLAQLLYTSGTTSKPKGAMMSHAALISEYVSSVVALDFTADDNPLIAMPLYHSAGMHVFMLPYLSVGATVRLMATPDIPEILRRVEADRIGSLFLAPTVWVPLAGHPDLATRDLSSLRKAQYGASIMPVTVLNRLREQFPGMQFYNCFGQSEIGPLATVLRPEEHEDRPSSCGRPVFFVETRVVDSDGNDVEPGVAGEILYRSPQLCRGYWENPAATEDAFRDGWFHSGDLVTRDAEGFITVVDRIKDVINTGGILVASREVEDAIYTHEAVSEVAVIGEPDEKWIEAITAVVVVRDGRSVTEQELIEHVRSRIAPFKVPKKVRFVDELPRNQSGKLLKRELRSR; encoded by the coding sequence ATGGCTTCGCGACCTTCTTCCGCCAACACCATCGACGGCATCCTCCGCAGGTCCGCGGCGCGGCATCCCGACCGCACCGCGTTGGTCTTCGACGACCGTTCCTTCACCTATCGACAGCTCGACGACGCGGTGTCCGCTGCCGCCACCGGGCTGCTGGCACGCGGACTGCAGCAGGGCGACCGGGTGGCGGCATACGGCACCAACTCGGACGCGTATGTCATCGGTTTCCTGGCGTGCTGCCGCGCGGGACTCGTCCACGTCCCGATCAACTACGCGCTGCGAGGTGAGGAGCTCCGCTATCTCGTCGTGCAGTCCGGCGCACGTGCCGTCCTCGTCGACCCCGCCCTGTCCGAACGGATCGACGAGATCCGCGGCGATCTCGCCGAGGTCGAGGAGATCGTCCCGCTGCGCGACGCCGACGATTCGCTTCTCGAGACGGCGACCAGCCCGGCCGGCCAGTTCACCTCGGCGGCCGACGGCGACGATCTCGCCCAGCTCCTCTACACCTCCGGAACCACCTCGAAGCCCAAGGGCGCCATGATGTCCCACGCGGCACTCATCAGCGAGTACGTGTCGTCGGTGGTCGCCCTCGACTTCACCGCGGATGACAACCCGCTGATCGCCATGCCGCTCTACCACTCGGCGGGGATGCACGTCTTCATGCTTCCGTACCTCTCCGTGGGCGCGACCGTCCGGCTGATGGCGACCCCGGACATCCCGGAGATCCTGCGTCGCGTCGAGGCGGACCGCATCGGGTCGCTGTTCCTCGCGCCGACCGTCTGGGTTCCGCTCGCCGGTCACCCGGACCTGGCGACCAGAGATCTGTCCTCGCTGCGCAAGGCCCAGTACGGCGCGTCGATCATGCCGGTGACCGTGCTGAACCGGCTCCGCGAGCAGTTCCCCGGCATGCAGTTCTACAACTGCTTCGGGCAGTCCGAGATCGGGCCGCTGGCAACGGTTCTGCGCCCGGAGGAGCACGAGGACCGGCCGTCCTCGTGCGGTCGGCCGGTGTTCTTCGTCGAGACCCGGGTCGTCGACTCCGACGGCAACGACGTCGAACCCGGGGTTGCCGGCGAGATCCTCTATCGTTCGCCGCAACTGTGCCGCGGCTACTGGGAGAACCCGGCCGCCACCGAGGACGCGTTCCGTGACGGCTGGTTCCACTCCGGCGACCTCGTCACCCGCGACGCCGAGGGTTTCATCACGGTGGTCGACCGCATCAAGGACGTGATCAACACCGGCGGCATCCTGGTCGCCTCCCGCGAGGTGGAGGACGCGATCTACACCCACGAGGCGGTCTCGGAGGTGGCCGTCATCGGCGAGCCGGACGAGAAGTGGATCGAGGCCATCACCGCGGTCGTCGTGGTGCGGGACGGCCGGTCGGTGACCGAGCAGGAACTGATCGAGCACGTCCGGTCCCGGATCGCGCCGTTCAAGGTCCCGAAGAAGGTGCGGTTCGTCGACGAGCTCCCCCGCAACCAGAGCGGCAAACTGCTCAAGCGGGAACTGCGCTCGCGGTGA
- a CDS encoding LGFP repeat-containing protein, translated as MSALTTSTPSPARDLRPESVRRRVRRRVASVAVVATMVSLVMLAPSAQADRIINGHLVGGKIGEAYSSTGGFFKWGVPTGPERAGAKRGRFQVFSRDTSFYWHPAADGGTAHQVGGAIRSRWQKAGAERGALGYPVSNEYRSGSGRSNDFQGGVVTWSKTGGAQIVWGQIRRKWEETGGAGGYFGVPLGGEYRTGNRFAQDFLNGTIFWP; from the coding sequence ATGTCTGCTCTCACCACGTCGACGCCGAGCCCCGCCCGTGACCTCCGTCCGGAGTCCGTTCGCAGACGCGTCCGACGGCGGGTGGCGAGCGTCGCGGTCGTGGCGACGATGGTGTCGCTGGTGATGCTCGCGCCGAGTGCGCAGGCCGATCGGATCATCAACGGTCACCTCGTCGGCGGCAAGATCGGCGAGGCCTACTCGTCGACGGGCGGCTTCTTCAAGTGGGGCGTCCCGACCGGCCCCGAACGCGCGGGAGCCAAGCGTGGCAGATTCCAGGTGTTCTCACGCGACACGTCGTTCTACTGGCACCCCGCCGCCGACGGCGGTACGGCACACCAGGTCGGCGGCGCGATCCGGAGCCGGTGGCAGAAGGCCGGGGCCGAGCGCGGTGCGTTGGGTTATCCGGTCAGCAACGAGTACCGGTCGGGCAGCGGACGGAGCAACGACTTCCAGGGCGGTGTGGTCACATGGTCGAAAACCGGTGGCGCGCAGATCGTCTGGGGCCAGATCCGGCGCAAGTGGGAGGAGACCGGTGGAGCGGGCGGGTACTTCGGGGTCCCGCTCGGCGGCGAGTACCGAACCGGCAACCGATTCGCCCAGGACTTCCTGAACGGCACCATCTTCTGGCCCTGA